Proteins co-encoded in one Arachis hypogaea cultivar Tifrunner chromosome 13, arahy.Tifrunner.gnm2.J5K5, whole genome shotgun sequence genomic window:
- the LOC112792499 gene encoding protein TRIGALACTOSYLDIACYLGLYCEROL 1, chloroplastic, which yields MQAATYGSVFCFSHRNLRINAQTSLVKLHALHPSQLDRKFERNLGPHMHNFPINRKPSRLYVLPNTNDGHPSASTVDDGMNTNHAPSGTSPTFLSNWSPPRYLWRGLSVLILAGQVIMKTLKGKVHWRNTLQQLERVGPRSVGVCLLTAAFVGMAFTIQFVREFTRLGLNRSVGGVLALAFSRELSPVVTSIVVAGRIGSAFAAELGTMQVSEQTDTLRVLGSDPVDYLVTPRVIATCVALPFLTLLCFTIGMASSALLADSVYGVSINIILDSAQRALRPWDIISAMIKSQVFGSIISIVSCAWGVTTLGGAKGVGESTTSAVVISLVGIFVADFALSYCFFQGAGDQLKNCI from the exons ATGCAAGCAGCAACTTACGGTTCTGTATTCTGTTTCTCTCACAG AAACTTAAGAATAAATGCACAGACAAGTTTGGTGAAATTACATGCACTGCATCCCTCTCAGCTTGATCGGAAGTTTGAACGAAATTTGGGACCTCATATGCATAACTTTCCCATTAATAGAAAACCAAGCAGATTGTATGTGCTTCCGAACACAAATGATGGCCACCCTTCTGCTTCTACTGTGGATGATGGAATGAACACAAACCATGCTCCTAGTGGCACGTCCCCAACGTTTCTCAGCAATTGGTCACCTCCAAGGTACCTGTGGAGGGGCTTGTCAGTTTTAATCTTGGCAGGACAGGTAATAATGAAGACTTTAAAGGGAAAGGTTCATTGGAGGAATACTCTTCAACAATTGGAGAGAGTTGGTCCAAGATCAGTTGGGGTATGTCTCTTAACTGCGGCATTTGTCGGCATGGCCTTCACAATTCAATTTGTTAGAGAGTTCACTAGGTTAGGATTGAATAGATCTGTGGGTGGAGTTTTGGCTCTGGCTTTCTCAAGGGAGCTAAGTCCTGTGGTTACATCAATTGTGGTTGCTGGACGCATTGGAAGTGCATTTGCAGCAGAGTTAGGAACAATGCAGGTTTCTGAGCAAACTGATACATTGAGAGTTCTTGGTTCAGACCCTGTTGATTATCTTGTAACACCAAGAGTGATAGCCACTTGTGTTGCCCTACCCTTCTTGACTTTATTGTGTTTTACAATAGGGATGGCATCTAGTGCCCTCCTTGCTGATAGTGTTTATGGTGTGAGCATTAACATAATTTTGGATTCGGCTCAGCGAGCTCTTAGACCATGGGATATTATTAGTGCAATGATCAAGTCTCAGGTTTTCGGCTCTATCATATCTATAGTGAGCTGCGCATGGGGAGTCACGACTTTAGGAGGCGCTAAAGGTGTTGGAGAATCAACAACTTCAGCTGTAGTTATTTCTCTGGTTGGGATCTTCGTTGCTGATTTCGCTCTTTCTTATTGTTTCTTTCAAGGAGCTGGAGATCAGCTGAAGAATTGCATTTAA